From the genome of Candidatus Hydrogenedentota bacterium:
TACGGAAATCGAACGGAAATTCCTTGTGACCAGCGATGCGTGGCAGGAATCCGCCTTGGACGGGGTCTCGATCCTGCAAGGTTACATCACGACGGGTCCGCCCATAGCCGTGCGTGTGCGTCTTGCCGGAGAGAATGCGACTCTGAACCTCAAGAAATCCACCGTTGATATCGCGCGCGACGAGTTCGAATACCCCATCCCCATTGGCGAAGCCGCTCAGTTGCTGGGCCATTTCTGCGTGGGTCACGCGATCCAGAAACGCCGTTACAAGGTCGACTACAAGGGGTTCACGTGGGATGTGGACGTTTTCGAGGGTTCGAACGAGGGTCTTGTTGTAGCCGAGATCGAGCTTGAGTCAGAAGACCAGCCGTTCGAACTTCCGCCATGGGTGGGGAAAGAAGTCTCCGGCGATCCGCGCTACCTCAACACGAGCCTGTCGGTCCGTCCGTACCAGGAGTGGTAGAGGGTTCGCCCCTCGCCTCGCAATTTTCCGGCGTTGCGCAGAAACCTCTTTTCCGCGGCGCACGATTTCGGTATGATCCCGCCCACTGTCGGCCAAGCGGGCAGGGTGTGCGCATCGGGGACGACGGTCCGTGGGCCGAAGCACCTGGAGACGATGGAAGAAAGAGAGGAGCACTATGTTCGAGAATCTGAAAATGGCGCCGCCGGACGCCATTTTGGGACTGACCGCCGCATTCAAGGAAGACCCGAATCCGCGCAAAATCAATCTGGGCGTGGGTGTGTACCAGGACGCGAACGGGAGGACGCCGGTCTTGCCGTCGGTGCAGGCGGCGGAGGAGCGGTTGCTCGATGCGGGTCCGATCGAGGGGTATCTGCCCATCGATGGAGCTCCGGATTACGCGTCGCTGGTGCAGGCTCTTGTTTTCGGCGCTGGCCACGGGGCCGTTTCGGAGAAGCGCGCGGCCACCTCGCATACACCGGGCGGCACGGGCGCGCTCCGTGTCGCGGCTGATTTCATCAAGGCGGTATTCCCCGGAGCGAAAATCTGGATGAGCGAGCCGACCTGGGCCAACCACGGGAGCATTTTTGAAGCGGCCGGGGTCGCCACCGCCATGTATCCGTACTACGACGCCGCCGCGCACGGGCTCGCGTTTGACGCGATGGCAGCGGCGCTGACACAGGTTCCGAGGAACGACGCGGTGCTGCTGCATGGCGGCTGCCACAATCCCACCGGCGTCGACCCATCGGCCGAGCAATGGCAACGGCTTTCCGAGCTGTGCGGCGAGGCCGGCTGGTTGCCCTTCTTCGATTTCGCCTACCAGGGCCTGGGGGAAGGGCTCGAGGAAGACGCCGTTGGCGTTCGCACGTTCGCTGTGCCCGGCCGCGACATGCTGGTTGCTTCGAGTTTCTCGAAGAATTTCGGACTGTATTGCCAGCGCGTCGGAGCACTCACGCTGGTGGGGTCGACGGCGGAGGCCGCGAAGACAGCCCAGAGCCACGTCAAGCGGTGCATCCGGGCGAACTACTCGAATCCGCCCGCCCACGGCGCGCGTCT
Proteins encoded in this window:
- a CDS encoding CYTH domain-containing protein; its protein translation is MNQELRSLVGTEIERKFLVTSDAWQESALDGVSILQGYITTGPPIAVRVRLAGENATLNLKKSTVDIARDEFEYPIPIGEAAQLLGHFCVGHAIQKRRYKVDYKGFTWDVDVFEGSNEGLVVAEIELESEDQPFELPPWVGKEVSGDPRYLNTSLSVRPYQEW
- a CDS encoding amino acid aminotransferase — translated: MFENLKMAPPDAILGLTAAFKEDPNPRKINLGVGVYQDANGRTPVLPSVQAAEERLLDAGPIEGYLPIDGAPDYASLVQALVFGAGHGAVSEKRAATSHTPGGTGALRVAADFIKAVFPGAKIWMSEPTWANHGSIFEAAGVATAMYPYYDAAAHGLAFDAMAAALTQVPRNDAVLLHGGCHNPTGVDPSAEQWQRLSELCGEAGWLPFFDFAYQGLGEGLEEDAVGVRTFAVPGRDMLVASSFSKNFGLYCQRVGALTLVGSTAEAAKTAQSHVKRCIRANYSNPPAHGARLVVTVLSDPELHSRWEQDVKDIRDRINAMRELFVETLKAKGVRQDFSFIKEQKGMFSFSGLSKEQVDVLREKYAVYIVGSGRINVAGMTESNMDYLCAAIADVL